AGGAATGGGTAACACTTCTACACCCTTTGTCTTTTGCTGCCTGAACTGGATGTAATATCCCTCCGCATTACTTTGCTGTAATTCAGACCATAATAACTTTTGAATATCAGAGAATCTTAAGCCAGTTAAAGCTGAAAATATTGCAGCTCGTTTCATAATTGGCAGTTCACACTTTGTGTTATAAAGCCTTTGCAACTCTTCTAAAGTAAGATATTCCCGGTGCGTTTCTTCTGGTTTGATACTTTGTACTTTTACATTTAAGTCTGATTGCAAATACCCCTCCTTGTAAGCTTGCTTTAGGGTTGCTTTGAACTTGTTGAAGTAAGAAACAGCTGAGTTTCTCGACAATGGTTTCTTTTCTTTACTACGCTGACTTGGAGCGGTCAAAATAAAGTTCCGGTACTCATTACAGAGATTACTATTAAGTTCTGATATTTTTAACCCCTCATTAAAGAACTCCTCAATATAGTAGATTGAGCTATTCCAATTGTCGCTGTTAGATCCAGTTCGCTTTTTTGCCTCTTCTTTGTAATAATCTATAAACTGTGTGCTTAATTTCTTTTTGTGAAGAAACCCATACTGGCCATTCTGTACCTCAATTTGACGTTTTGCTCTTATGTTTTCTGCAAGAGCTTTTGTCTCCTTGTTATGCTCTTTATCAAGCGAGGCCTTTGGCTTGTCATAAATGTAAAGACTTAGAAATTCACGGCGTGTAAGCTTTCCTGTTTCTGGATGGGAAATAGGAGGGTAATAATCTAAGTACAGCGTTTGTCGGCCTTGCGATATCGGTTTACCTCTTAGTTTAACCTTTGTCATTTGATAGTGCTGCTGTTGGGTTTAGAATGCGGTTAATCTCCATTTTGGGTACATAAGCAAAAATTCCTTTCTTCTGCTTAGGAATTTGGTTTCGATTGATAAGCTCATGAAGGGCTTTTTCTGAAATATTGTAAATGTTTTGCACCTCTGATAAGGTGTAGCAATCATCTATTGAGATTTGTTCGCTGGCTGACCTTATTTTGTTAGTTACCAAAGGCTGACTTTGCTCGAAAAGCTTATCAAGATTAGCGCGCTTCAAGATAGCTCGCCTTCCAACTTTTAGAGCCGTTAGTTCATTTGCCTTTATAGCTCTCCAAACAGTCCAGCGGCTAAGGCCTAGTAGCTGACAAGTTTCTGATATACTCAAAAACTCTTTTGCCCCCAGTTCTACAAGTGGCTTCAGTTTAACAGCTTTGGTCTGTTCATTACTTGCTTCGATCTTTGTTTTTTTCTGCCTCGCTTTGTAGGCCCGTTTTGCACAGTTGTCGCTGCAGTATTGTGTTACTGTTGTCTTAGCAATAAAGTCGTTACCGCATTGTTGGCAGACTCTTTCTATTCTTATGTTAGAACTCATGTTGCTGTTTGTAGCTTTATGTTGCCAAAGGTAGCTACATGTTGCTATATGTTGCAAAATTTCTCCCTAAAAATATTTGAGGTACAAATAAATGAAATATAGGTACAAGTGAGGTACAAAAATAGTAAGAATGAATGCTTAAACGAGCATTACCAAATATCCCTTAGTGGAACTAAAAAAGCCTCTATAGTAGATTTATAGAGGCTTTTAGTGTATATTTAATATGTATTAATTGTGACTGTTTACTTCCCGATGCAAAACTTTGTGAAAATGTTATCCAGCAGGTCATCCGTAGTGATTTCCCCGGTTATCTCACCTAAGCTATAGAGGGCGCGGCGGATGTCGGCGGCGACCAGGTCGTTGCTGATGCCGAGGGCGAGGCCCTGCAGCACGTCGTAGAGGGCTGCGTAGGTTTTGTTCAGGCTGTCGACGTGGCGGAGGTTGGTGACGATGGTCTGGCTCCGGGTGTTCAGCCTGCCCAAGTTCACTTTCTCTACCAGCGCCTGCTTCAGGTCCTCCAGGTGGGCTCCTTCGGCGGCGGAAATGGTGACCAGGCCTGCTATGCTTTCAAAGGCAGCCACTTTACCGGCCGGGGCACGGTCTATCTTGTTGGCGACGGCCACCAGCGGCAGTTTCTTCGGGTTGAGCCTGTCCAGTTCTTCCTGCACTTCGGCAGCGGTTACTTCGGTTATATCGAACAGGTAAATGATAAGCGACGACTGGCTGAGTTTCTGCATGGTGCGCTCCACGCCCATGGCCTCCACTTTGTCGGTGGTTTCGCGGAGACCGGCCGTGTCGATGAAGCGGAAGGTGATGCCGCCGATGTTGATTTCATCCTCGATGAAGTCGCGCGTGGTGCCCGGCACATCCGACACGATGGCTTTCTCCTCGTTCAGCAGCTTGTTCAGGAGCGTGGACTTGCCGGCATTCGGCTTGCCCACAATTACGGTCGGTACGCCGTTCTTGATCACGTTGCCCAGTTCAAACGACTTCAGCAACTCCCGGATGATCTGCTGGATATTGCTGATGAGCTGGCGCAACTGGTCGCGGTCCGCAAACTCCACATCTTCTTCGCCGAAGTCCAGCTCCAGTTCTATCATGGAGGCAAAATGCACCAGCTCGCCGCGCAGGCGCTTGATCTCCTGCGAAAAGCCACCGCGCATCTGCTTCATCGCCACCTCATGCGAGAGAGCGGAGTCGGAGGCAATCAAATCGGCCACGGCCTCGGCCT
This window of the Pontibacter russatus genome carries:
- a CDS encoding site-specific integrase, producing MTKVKLRGKPISQGRQTLYLDYYPPISHPETGKLTRREFLSLYIYDKPKASLDKEHNKETKALAENIRAKRQIEVQNGQYGFLHKKKLSTQFIDYYKEEAKKRTGSNSDNWNSSIYYIEEFFNEGLKISELNSNLCNEYRNFILTAPSQRSKEKKPLSRNSAVSYFNKFKATLKQAYKEGYLQSDLNVKVQSIKPEETHREYLTLEELQRLYNTKCELPIMKRAAIFSALTGLRFSDIQKLLWSELQQSNAEGYYIQFRQQKTKGVEVLPIPENAMKLTGERGEPTDLVFKGLEYSASNNNILKDWIKKATINKSITFHCFRHTYATLQLSLGTDIYTVSKLLGHRELKTTQIYAKVVDKAKREAANRIRLEL
- a CDS encoding helix-turn-helix domain-containing protein — encoded protein: MSSNIRIERVCQQCGNDFIAKTTVTQYCSDNCAKRAYKARQKKTKIEASNEQTKAVKLKPLVELGAKEFLSISETCQLLGLSRWTVWRAIKANELTALKVGRRAILKRANLDKLFEQSQPLVTNKIRSASEQISIDDCYTLSEVQNIYNISEKALHELINRNQIPKQKKGIFAYVPKMEINRILNPTAALSNDKG
- the mnmE gene encoding tRNA uridine-5-carboxymethylaminomethyl(34) synthesis GTPase MnmE, translated to MTNKFHNTDTIVAVATAPGVGAIAVIRLSGPEAITITNAVFRGKDLTKQPSHSIHFGTIRDEEKVLDEVLVSLFVAPHSYTKENVVEISCHGSDFIVQQIVKLLLKHGARLANAGEFTKRAFLNGQFDLAQAEAVADLIASDSALSHEVAMKQMRGGFSQEIKRLRGELVHFASMIELELDFGEEDVEFADRDQLRQLISNIQQIIRELLKSFELGNVIKNGVPTVIVGKPNAGKSTLLNKLLNEEKAIVSDVPGTTRDFIEDEINIGGITFRFIDTAGLRETTDKVEAMGVERTMQKLSQSSLIIYLFDITEVTAAEVQEELDRLNPKKLPLVAVANKIDRAPAGKVAAFESIAGLVTISAAEGAHLEDLKQALVEKVNLGRLNTRSQTIVTNLRHVDSLNKTYAALYDVLQGLALGISNDLVAADIRRALYSLGEITGEITTDDLLDNIFTKFCIGK